The genomic interval AGGACATAATCTATGTTACATAGACTTTATATAGACAATCTATGTTACATAGACATTATATAGACATAATCTATGTTACATAGACATTATATAGACATAATCTATGTTACATAGACATTATATAGACATAATCTATGTTACATAGACATTATATAGACATAATCTATGTTACATAGACATTATATAGACATAATCTATGTTACATAGACACTATATAGAAAGAATCTATGTTACATAGACACTATATAGACAGAATCTATGTTACATAGACTTTATATAGACAATCTATGTTACATAGACATTATATAGACATAATCTATGTTACATAGACATTATATAGACATAATATGTTACATAGACTTTATACAGACATAATCTAAGTTAAATTTTTGCAACACTGCCTAGAATGCTAGTCGCTTCCTCACTGTTGACAGTGAGACTGGTGATTTGTGGATAATATTCAATGAAGCTGCccgttgaggacctgtgaggtgtctgtttctcactccagacactctaatgtatttgtcctcttgggtcagttgtgcaccggggcctccccctctttctattctggttagagccagtttgcactgttctgtgaagggagtattaCACAGTGTGGTACAAGATTGTCtgttttttggcaatttcttgcaggaaatagccttcatttctcagaacaagaatagactgacaagtttcaggccattttgagcctgtaattgaatccaaaaacactgatgctgaagatactgaagtAGTCtgaaaaaggacagttttattacttctttaatcagtaaaacagttttcagcggtgctaacataatcataaaatggttttctaatgatcaattcactttttaaattagaaacttggattagcaaacacaatgtgccattggaacactggAATGATAGTTGCAGATAATGTACCTCTGTAGGCCTACGtatatattccattaaaaaatgtctgtctataatagtcatttacaacattaacaatgtctatactgtacaggtgctggtcataaaattagaatatcataaaaaagttgatttattccagtcattccattcaaaaagtgaaacttgtataatgtatacattcattccacacagactgatatatttcaagtgtttatttattttaattttgatgattataactgacaactaatgaaaaacccaaattcagtatcttagaaaatttgaatatggtgaaaaggttcaatattgaagacacctggtgccacactctaatcagctaattaacccaaaacacctgcaaaggcctttaaatggtctctcagtctagttctgtaggcaacacaatcatggggaagactgctgacttgacagctgtccaaaagaccaccattgacaccttgcacaaggagggcaagacacaaaaggtcatagctaaagaggctggctgttcacagagctctgtgtccaagcacattattagagaggcaaagggaaggaaaaagtgtacaagcaatagggataaccgcacccaagagaggattgtgaaacaaaacccattcaaaaatgtggggaagattcataaagagtggactgcagctggagtcagtgcttcaagaaccaccacgcacagacgtatgcaagacatgggtttcagctgtcacattccttgtgtcaagccactcttgaacaagacacagcgtcagaagcatctcacctgggctaaagaaaaaaaggactggactgctgctgagtggtccaaagttatgttctctgatgaaagtaaattttgcatttcctttggaaatcaaggtaccagagtctggaggaagagaggagaggcacagaatccacattgcttgaagtgcagtgtaaagtttccacagtcagtgatggtttggggtgccatgtcatctgctggtgttggtccactgtgttttctgaggtccaaggtcaacgcagccatctaccaggaagttttagagcacttcatgcttcctgtttctgaccaactttatggagatgcagatttcaatttccaacaggacttggcacctgcacacagtgccaaagctaccagtccctgttcttaattggccagcaaactcgcctgaccttaaccctatagaaaatctatggggtattgtgaagaggaagatgcgaaacgccagacccaacaatgcagaagagctgaaggccaccaTCAGAGCAACATgagctctcataacacctgagcagtgccacagactgatcgactccatgccacgtcgcattgaccccaaacttttgattggtaGTGTACATCTAATAAAGACATGATCTATGTTACACAGACCTTTCATAGATATGATCTGTCTCATTGACATTTACTAGACATACTGTAAGTCCATATAACCCTGATGTCATACACATCTAAAGACATGATCTAAATCCCATACAGCTAATATATAtatcaatcagccataacattattaccactgacaggtgaagtgaataacactgatacacccatcagccataacattatgaccactgacagatgaagtgaataacactgatacacccatcagtcataacattatgaccactgacagatgaagtgaataacactgatacacccatcagccataacattatgaccactgacaggtgaagtgaataacactgatacacccatcagccataacattatgaccactgacaggtgaagtgaataacactgatacacccatcagccataacattatgaccactgacagatgaagtgaataagactgatacacccatcagccataacattatgaccactgacaggtgaagtgaataacactgatacacccatcagccataacattatgaccactgacagatgaagtgaataacactgatacacccatcagccataacattatgaccactgacaggtgaagtgaataacactgatacacccatcagccataacattatgaccactgacagatgaagtgaataacactgatacacccatcagccataacattatgaccactgacaggtgaagtgaataacactgatacacccatcagtcataacattatgaccactgacagatgaagtgaataacactgatacacccatcagtcataacattatgaccactgacaggtgaagtgaataacactgatacacccatcagtcataacattatgaccactgacaggtgaagtgaataacactgataatctcgttatcatggtaccgtgtggtccgatccaacagacgagctactgtagctcaaattgctgaaaatgttaatgctggtactgatagaaaattgtcagaacacacagtataCACCCGGTTTCAGAGGGTTAATAGCAGTGTTTCATAGAGGTAACACCATGTTTCAGAGGGCTAATTGCAGTGTTTCATAGAGGTTACACCACATTTCAGAGGGCTAATAGCAGCATTTCATAGAGGTTACACCAGGTTTCAGAGGGTTAATAGCTTTGTTTCATAGAGGTAACACCATGTTTCAGAGGGCTAATAGCAGCATTTCATAGAGGTTACACCATGTTTCAGAGGGCTAATAGCAGCATTTCATAGAGGTAACACCATGTTTCAGAGGGCTACTAGCAGTGTTTCATAGTGGTAATACCATGTTTCAGAGGGCTACTAGCAGCGTTTCATTGTGGTAACACCATGTTTCAGAGGGCTACTAGCAGTGTTTCATAGTGGTAATACCATGTTTCAGAGGGCTAATAGCAGCATTTCATAGTGGTAATACCATGTTATAGAGGGCTAATAGCAGCGTTTCATAGAGGTTACACCACATTTCAGAGAGCTAATAGCAGCATTTCATAGAGGTTACACCAGGTTTCAGAGGGTTAATAGCTGTGTTTCATAGAGGTAACACCATGTTTCAGAGGGTTAATAGCAGTGTTTGAGGTGGTTTTTACCCGTGTTTCAAAGACAGTTTGATGAAGCCCTTGCGCTGGAGGACTTGGAGAGTGAGAGCTCCTGGCCGGGCATCTAGAGCCTCCGGTGCGCCCCCTACTGCTACTACCGCAACATTACCTCCACCCGGAGCCGACATCAGGTATGACAGGCTGGCCTTTTCACTGGACACTAAACCTGTAACACATATGTAGTTATTAGCAGAAGGACAACACAGAGGGACAACACTGCAGGTCAGAGAGGTCGTCTGATGGGGCTGAGATGGAGCTTCCCTCCTGTAGGGGCGGGTCAGAGAGGAGGTCTGATGGGGCTGAGATGGCTTTGCCATCCTGTAGGGCCGGGTCAGCCAAGACACCAGAAGCGGGGACGTTCCCCTTGCAGCTCTGTAGACAAGCACCAGGGTTTCATAGTGAATCTGAGCTtaaacagcaggcagcgtacagcacgtcaacaatccgcaatcttaacaatcccacaatgcagttcgtttaaatcttatttatctgaaagatatcagtttgttagtgtggatggcatatcctctgacaagtcacaggtatgctttggtgttcttcaaggctcggttctgggcccattattgttctcactatatatgctccctctgggcgatgtaatccgaaatcacaatgaaaactttcactgttacactgatgacacacagttatatatttcaatgaagcatggagaagccccaaaattagttactttggaagcatgtgtttcagatattaggaagtggatgacagagaatttcttgctcttaaacacaaggaaaacagaaatgcttgttttaggacccaagaaacaaatagcgttgttagcagatcgcattgtgaacctcgacggctgcctGGTCGTATCCCaagaaactgtaaaaaaccttggcattacccttgaccctgacctctcctttgaagaacttataaaatatgtctcaagagttgctcattttcatcttcgaaacattgcaaaaattagaaactttctatcaaaaactgatgcagaaaaattaatccatgctttcgttagattactgcaatgctcttctctctggttatccaggcaaattaataaattaacttcaattagtgctgcacacggctgctagaatcctaactagaacaaaaaaatgtgaacacattactcctgtactagtgtccttacactggctgccttttagggttagggctgattttaaggttttactgttaacctataaatcaatacatggacttgctcctacttaccttgctgaaatgatccagccatacatacctacacgtaacctacgattgcaagatgcaggccttttaattgtacctagaatttctaaacaaacagctggaggcagggccttttctcatagagctccactcctgtggaatgatctgccaattaaggttagaaatgcaaacttagtgcaaactttcaagtgtctactaaaaactcatctctacagcacggtttataattaggtgtagcctggcccgggggcgtgaaggtgaccagtaggcttgatactgtccacccttgctgtcttgccaggtgggctctcgtcgccactgggatgccctccctccaatgccttttgggggaagagtcactggcttgttgttgtctctctgttgcgcacttgtgcaattgggctgtacgctgctagcaatactcggccctcattcaagggggttgcggttggtgggtgtccctttggttgatgcctggcaatgtgggtggattgatttactgcctgttgggccctgtccggggcctcccccgggtagggccacagtgtcgccggacccccccgtctcagttcgaaggtgttacgctgctatattattgtgctgggtcatatgaggaatgcactactaacttttctcagtctcctccagttttacattttaggaggagaggaggtcctggtccacacctgcggagtacctggtttggggggcccgttgctgtccctgtccacctggtcatacttttgacctagtctagaatcaaatagactctggatttagcccagagaaatgtatttattattacaattggactcttaaatatctcacccggcacagccagaagaggactggtcacccctctgagcctgggtcctctctaggtttcttcctaaaatttggccttcttagggagtttttcctagccactgaaatccaacactactctTGTTTgcaccttggggtttaaggccagttgtctctgtaaagcactttgtgacaactgctgttgtaaaaagggctttataaatacatttgattgattgattgaaactgGATACCAGTGAATTTGCACAGGAATAAGGTGACACAGAAGAACTTAGGAAGGTTAAAAACCCAGATTAATTGTTGGGATTTGATGGGACAAGAAGGGAGCCCCAGTAAGAGTGTGATATGAGAAGATCATTTTCAATCATGGAGGAAATAGTTCAGTTGTCTACCATGATAGAGTGGTCTTAGGGCACACAGTACGTCCCCTGGAAGAAGAGCTGCTCTAACTTGTCAAGGTTGGTCTCGTGGCGGGCCGACATCTAAGCAAGAGCCACGTACACAGTCAGGTGCCACCTCACTGTCAAAAGGGGGGATGGAAAATAATGTCACCCACATAGCAATGATAGGAAAGGCATCTGGTGGTTCAGTGTCACccagagagggtggagaggacCTGATGGTTCAGTGTCACccagagagggtggagaggacCTGATGGTTCAGTGTCACCCAGAGAGGGTGGAAAGGACCTGATGGTTCAGTGTCACccagagagggtggagaggacCTGATGGTTCAGTGTCAAAGAACATGGAGAAGAGCCTAACAGGTCAATGACTAATAAGAAGAGTTGGTAAAACATAGGCTTGTTGACGGCAGATGGGCAGGTCAAAGGGCATCTGGAGTTCAATGCTGCACTGAATTTGAAGGGAGACATCAATAGGGGGAGTAAGGCAGTATAGGATTAGTGGTTAACCCCTAGTGTTAAGGTTAGTGGTTAACCCCTAGTGTTAAGGTTAGTGGTTAACCCCTAGTGTTAAGGTTAGTGGTTAACCCCTAGTGTTAAGGTTAGTGGTTAACCCCTAGGGGGTCTGGAGTCCTGTTACCTAAGAGCCATAAGCCATTAAGGAATACCTCATTTGAAATGACAGCTACAATACTACTTGCATTGCAatcaaccaaatgtattttataaagcccttactacatcagcagttgtcacaaagctcTCATACAGATACCAAAaaagcctgaaaccccaaagggCAAGCAACAATAAGAAATTGATATACACTGGCTAGGAAAAACCCTAGTATGATCAGAACATAGcaggaaacctagagaggaaacaggctcagaggggtggccaggTGAACATTACAGGGCGTGAAActagggactgagacagggggtccaCAGTAATAATGTAGGGATAAGGATAAAAAGTGTTTTTCTGGTGTAGCAGATATTGACACAATGAAGGTAAGGCAACACGATGCTGACGGCATGGCAACACGATGAAGACTGCATGGCTGCACAATGAGGACGGAATGGCATCCCGATGCTGACGGCATGGCAGCACGATGCGGATGGCACGGCAACACGACGCTGACGGCACGGCAACACGACGCTGACGGCACGGCAACACGACGCTGACGGCACGGCAACACGACGCTGACGGCACGGCAACACGACGCTGACGGCACGGCAACACGACGCTGACGGCACGGCAACACGACGCTGACGGCACGGCAACACGACGTTGACGGCACGGCAACACAATGTTGACGGCATGGCAGCACGATGCTGACAGTATGCACGATGCTGAGGGCACAGTAACACGATGCTGACAGTATGCACGATGCTGACGGCACGGCAACACGATGCGGACGGCACGGCAACACGATGCGGACGGCACGGCAACACGATGCTGACGGCACGGCAACACGATGCTGACGGCACGGCAACACGATGCTGACGGCACGGCAACACGATGCTGACGGCACGGCAACACGATGCTGAAGGCACGGCAACACGATGCTGAAGGCACGGCAACACGATGCTGACGGCACGGCAACACGATGCTGAAGGCACGGCCACACAATGCTGACGGCACGGCAACACGATGCTGACGGCACGGCAACACGATGCTGACGGCACAGCAACACGGCGCTGTATCACTGTTGTTAGTCCCTCTGTGGGAGAAGGCCAGCTGCTCAAGACTACAggaacatacacacagattAAACAAATGTGGAGAAATTAGAGGattcacaggaacacacacagattaaaccCATGGTGAGAAAATGAGAGGattcacaggaacacacacccaGATTAAACAAATGGGGAGGAAATTAGAGGattcacaggaacacacacagattaaaccCATGGTGAGGAAATGAGAGGATTCACAGGAACACATACAGATAAAACACATGGTGAGGAAATGAGGattcacaggaacacacacagattaaaccCATGGTGAGGAAATGAGAGGattcacaggaacacacacagattaaacAAATTGGGAGGAAATGAGAGGattcacaggaacacacacagattaaacAAATTGGGAGGAAATTAGAGGattcacaggaacacacacagattaaacAAATTGGGAGGAAATTAGAGGattcacaggaacacacacagattaaacACATGGGGaggaaatgaaaatgttctccACAGCTTCAACCTCTATGTGGGTCAGTATTACCAAACTCTGTCTGTTAGTATTAGCAAATGGACCAGCATTATCAGATATTTCAACAGACTTTCACAACAGAACAGTCCTGcaagaaatgtgtgtgaaatgtgtgtacacacacaaactcatttTTCTGTTAACTAGGGTAAAACGTAGGCTTTGGTGTCTGCAGCTGCCACAAAAAAGTGAATCATATAAATCAGAGAAATATTTTCATGGGACTAAATTCTGATCAAGACATTcatattaatataaatattaagaTACACTCCTCTCCAGACTGACATTTCTCTCCCATACAATGTCATCTCCAAAGAAGGGTAttaaggttagaggtcaggggtcatggcACTAACCTCCACACATAATGTAGTCTCTGAAGAAAGGGATCCTGAACCAGAAGGGGAGCATAAGGAGGTGAGGGGTCAGACCAGGAAACAGCGAGGAGAACCCAGATGCCTCCGTACAGAAATTCCCAAATCCACCCGCTACTAGAACCCCATGAGGGTGGAACCCGAAGATGTAGTTAGAGGACGGGTCCAGATCGGTTGTCTTTATCAGctaaagagacagaaacagagacgaCCTGAGACAGAGACGAACTGAAGATGTAGTAAGAGGACGGGGTCCAGATCAGCAGAGAGGACAAAACAGAGACGGCCCGAGGCAGAGACGGCCCAAGACCAGAAGAGACTTCTATGCCATCCAAAATATTAGAATCTTTACATACCACTTACAATGTCTTAAAATACACCAAGCAAACGTAGAACCAATGTCTTCTTTGATTGCTGGGGTTACTAGCAAATGTCTAGACCCCAAGTTTAAAGTTGTGAAAGGAAATAatataaagctctggaaaaaattaagagaccactgcacctttttctttccttttgagtgaggaacagaagggttaaaattgagagaccagtgaaatgtaatgcttctgttcctcactcaaaactttccttttcaacttttttggaaaggaaagaaaaaggtgcagtggtctcttaattttttccagagctgtatgtccAATACCTCAAATATAGAACACATATATACCGATTTTGAGATTttaaagcagtgtttctcaaccatgctcctgggcgcccctctgccctgcatgttttagatctctccctgccctaacatatcTGATGTAAATCATGACatacttgataatgagctgatcatttgaatcaggtgtgacagagcaggggcagatctaaaacatgcagggcagggggggcCCAGGACCAGGGTTGAGAAACGCTGCATAAACGCTATCTGACAAAACACCCCATGACAGTGTATGGCATTATTGGCAGAACAAATGGATGCAGTTAATCtgtaaaaaaagtaaaatattattaatatagtTTTTTTGGTAGTCAAACAAATAGGGTTAttgttattaatataatttgcTTGGTAGTCAAATAAATAGGTTTCAGGTTGTAAATGAATGACATTGTTTGCTGCCTCCAGAGAATCAGGATTTTGCAATAACTTGAGAAACTCCCATTTTTCTAATGTCAGAAACATCAATGTGTCACTGCAACATGATGTAAGTTCCTGCTGTCATGAGGAACGGACAACCAGcggagcacaaacaacattgagAACATTACCTAAATTAATGTCTTCATTTCCCTTGTGAACAACACCTATATTAATGTCTTCATTTCCCTTGTGAACAAAACCCATATTAATGTCTATATTTTCCTTTGTGAACAAAACCCATATTAATGTCTTCATTTCCTTTATGAACAAAACCCATATTAATGTCTTCATTTCCCTTGTGAACAAAACCcatattaatgtattcatttccCTTGTGAACAAAACCCATATTAATGCCTTCATATCCTTTGTGAACAAAACCCATATTAATGTCTTAATTTCCCTAGTAAACATAACCTatttttatacagtggggagaaaaagtatttaatacaatgcagattttgcaggttttcctacttacaaaaaatgtagaggtctttaatttttatcataggtacacttcaactgtgagagacggaatctaaaacaaaaatccagaaaatcacattgtaagacttttaaataattcatttgcattgtattgcatgacataagtattttatcacctaccaaccagtaagaattccggctctcacagacctgttagtttttctttaggaAGCCCTCATGTTCTCatctcattacctatattaactgcacctgtttgaactcgttacctgtataaaagacatctgtccacacaatcaaaccgactccaacctctctaaaatggccaagaccagagagctgtgtaaggacttcagggataaaattgtagatctgcacaaggctgggatgggctacaagccaataggcaagcagcttggtgagaaggcaacaactgttggcgcaattattagaaaatggaagaagttcaagatgatggtcaatctccctcggtctggggctccatgcaagatctcacctcgtggggcatcaatgatcatgaggaaggtgagggatcagcccagaactacacggcaggacctggtcaatgacctgaagagagctgggaccacagtctcaaagaaaaccattagtaacatactacaccatcatggattaaaatcctgcagcgcatgcaaggtccccctgctcaagccagcgcatgtccaggcccgtctgaagtttgccaatgaccatctggatgatccagaggagaaatgggagaaggtcatgtggtctgatgagacaaaattagagctttttggtctaaactccgctcgccgtgtttggaggaagaagaaggatgagtacatccccaagaacaccaccccaaccgtggagcatggaggtggaaacatcattctttggggatgcttttctgcaaaggggactggacgacggcaccgtattgaggggaggatggatggggccatgtatcgcaagaccttggccaacaacctccttccctcagaaagagcattgaagatgggtcgtggctgggtcttccagcatgacaacgacccgaaacacacagccagggcaacaaaggagtggctccgtaagaagcattttaaagtcctgaagtggcctagccagtctccagacctgaacccagtaaaaaatctttggagggagctcaaagtccgtattgcccagcgacagcccagaaacctgaaggatttggagaaggtctgtatggaggagtgggccaaaatccctgctgcagtgtgtgcaaacctggtcaagaactacaggaaacgtatgatctctgtaattgcaaacaaaggtttctgtaccaaatattaagttctgcttttctgatgtatcaagtacttatgtcatgcaataaaatgccaattacaaattgtacaaggtgattttctggattattgttttagattccgtcactcccagttgaagagtacctatgataaaaaagacagacttctacatgctttgttagtgggaaaacctgcaaaatcagcagtgtatcaaatacttgttctccccactgtatgtatttaaaatggaaaatgttcccatgccaataaagcccattTGAATTAATTTGAGAGAAGAAATATAACaaatagaaaaagaagagaaggaTGCATGCAAGAAAAAGTATTTCTTTCCATTGTCAAAGAAAGACCGTTGGCGATGAAACCATTATAATGTGAACTACAGACAgcttcaatttttttattattggcatgttataataaattaaactacCTTTTGTCGAATCCCTAATACACCACCTCACAGAGAATTGCTGATTATCTCCAGCCTTACTTTTTATGCTAATGTCGCTAATGTTGATGAGGTGCAATAAGGAAAATAAGTAACTTTGatgcattttcattgttttggtcCAGTTCAATTAACTGACTTAATTCAGAGGGAAGCTGACCCACAAGGGCTAGGGGTCCAAGGGGAACTGACCTtttagggttagaggtcagaggttagaGTCTTACACTGAGAGGAAAGTAGTCTCTGAAGTGTTTCCAGATGCTCCAGTTCCGAAGCCATTCTGACCTCCGACCCCCACTGGTGGGTGTGTCTCGGTCCAGGTACAGCCAACCAGCATACAGTGCCGCCAGAATCCACCAATCTGAGACGCATAGCAACACAAAGCCTGCAAGACAGCACTGGGCTGGAGGGAAAATAcgtgaatgaataaataaagataGAAAGAACCTGTTAAAGGGCTATGGTAGGACACAGattaatttgacattttagtaattGAGCAGACAGACTTAAAGAGAGCCATTTACAGTAGTGAGTTCATACAGTTTACAACcttgtgggaatcaaacccacaaccctgatgTTGCAGGCACCATGCCAACTGAGCTGCAGAGGGCGATTAAGGAGAGCAGAGGGCAAATGTGAAGGGAGTCAAAGAGAATAAAGCATTGTCACCCACATACTAAACCACAGATCACAGGCCATTATTGCAAATAAGAAATGGTTCTTAATTAAAttgcctggtaaaataatggttaAAAAACCCTAACTTCAAACATAAGATACTAACCCAACCACAGATCTAGGACCATTTATAATATGAACCATTA from Esox lucius isolate fEsoLuc1 chromosome 24, fEsoLuc1.pri, whole genome shotgun sequence carries:
- the mogat3a gene encoding 2-acylglycerol O-acyltransferase 2-A; amino-acid sequence: MKIQFAPLNIPLRRRLQTAAVLQWVFSFLALAQCCLAGFVLLCVSDWWILAALYAGWLYLDRDTPTSGGRRSEWLRNWSIWKHFRDYFPLSLIKTTDLDPSSNYIFGFHPHGVLVAGGFGNFCTEASGFSSLFPGLTPHLLMLPFWFRIPFFRDYIMCGGLVSSEKASLSYLMSAPGGGNVAVVAVGGAPEALDARPGALTLQVLQRKGFIKLSLKHGAQLVPVFSFGENELFDQMTNPAGSPLRWLQDHLQRLMGVALPLFTGRGVFQYSFGLLPYRQPINTVVGEPIAVVQTPCPSKEDIEHLHSLYLDGLTTLFEQNKTKYGIAADKHLNFI